In Agrobacterium tumefaciens, a single genomic region encodes these proteins:
- a CDS encoding dihydrodipicolinate synthase family protein, translated as MATRFKGLSAFPITPADEAGRVDVEAFSALIARLDAAEVDSVGILGSTGIYMYLTREERRRAIEAAATILRGRRTLMAGVGALRTDEAVALAKDAEAAGADALLLAPVSYTPLTQEEAYHHFAAVAGATALPLAIYNNPTTTRFTFSDELLVRLAYIPNIRAIKMPLPADSDYAGELARLRPKLSDDFAIGYSGDWGCTEATLAGGDTWYSVVAGLLPVPALQLMRPAQAGNEEEAKRLDAAFQPLWALFQEFGSIRVVYAAANILSLTVSEPPRPILPLSSAERQRVEGALEALSAPETAP; from the coding sequence ATGGCGACACGATTCAAGGGACTTTCGGCTTTTCCGATTACGCCGGCTGACGAGGCCGGGCGGGTCGATGTCGAGGCCTTCTCCGCCCTGATCGCGCGGCTGGATGCGGCGGAGGTCGATTCCGTCGGTATCCTCGGCAGCACCGGCATCTATATGTATCTCACGCGTGAGGAGAGACGTCGCGCCATCGAGGCAGCCGCCACGATCCTGAGGGGCAGGCGCACACTGATGGCAGGCGTCGGCGCCTTGCGCACCGATGAAGCCGTGGCGCTGGCGAAGGATGCCGAAGCGGCCGGCGCGGACGCGCTGCTGCTCGCGCCCGTGTCCTACACGCCGCTGACGCAGGAAGAGGCCTATCACCATTTCGCCGCCGTGGCCGGCGCGACGGCGCTGCCGCTCGCCATCTACAATAACCCGACGACCACCCGCTTTACCTTCAGCGATGAGCTTCTGGTGCGGCTGGCCTATATCCCGAATATCCGCGCCATCAAGATGCCGCTGCCGGCCGATTCCGATTACGCCGGTGAGCTTGCGCGTCTGCGCCCCAAGCTGTCGGACGATTTCGCCATCGGCTACAGCGGTGACTGGGGCTGCACTGAGGCCACGCTCGCGGGCGGCGACACCTGGTACAGTGTGGTTGCCGGCCTGCTGCCCGTTCCGGCCCTGCAACTGATGCGGCCGGCTCAGGCCGGCAATGAGGAGGAGGCAAAAAGGCTCGACGCGGCCTTCCAGCCGCTTTGGGCGCTGTTTCAGGAATTCGGCAGCATCCGCGTGGTTTATGCCGCCGCCAACATCCTTTCGCTCACGGTGAGCGAACCGCCCCGGCCAATCCTGCCGCTCAGCAGCGCGGAGCGCCAGCGGGTGGAAGGGGCGCTGGAGGCACTATCCGCGCCGGAAACCGCGCCATAA
- a CDS encoding polysaccharide deacetylase family protein translates to MMRRFLLAALLASAASTAFAGNGLVEPSLKMTPQHDGKVRVAMTLDACMGKTDHRILDTLVRERIPATIFVTTRWLKHNGEALAVLMAHPDLFEIENHGENHVPAVDKPVSIYGIAAAGSEAAVIQEVEGGRQAIVAATGLQPQWFRGATAKYTNSSMATINRLGMRVAGYSVNGDGGSLLGAAATAKHIAAAKDGDVIISHINQPTHEAGEGVVKGLLALKARGVIFARLDDPSFAPPGN, encoded by the coding sequence ATGATGCGTCGCTTCCTCCTTGCTGCCCTGCTTGCCTCTGCCGCCTCCACCGCCTTTGCGGGGAACGGCCTTGTCGAACCGTCGCTGAAAATGACGCCGCAGCATGACGGCAAGGTGCGGGTGGCAATGACGCTCGATGCCTGCATGGGCAAGACCGACCACCGCATCCTCGATACGCTGGTGCGCGAGCGAATTCCCGCGACGATCTTCGTCACCACCCGCTGGCTGAAGCACAATGGCGAGGCCCTCGCGGTGCTGATGGCGCATCCTGACCTCTTCGAGATCGAAAACCACGGCGAAAATCATGTGCCGGCAGTCGATAAACCCGTGTCCATCTACGGCATAGCCGCTGCCGGCTCCGAGGCGGCGGTCATACAGGAGGTGGAGGGCGGCCGTCAGGCGATCGTCGCCGCCACCGGGCTCCAGCCGCAATGGTTCCGTGGTGCGACGGCCAAATATACGAATTCCTCCATGGCCACCATCAACCGCCTCGGCATGCGGGTGGCGGGTTATTCCGTCAATGGCGATGGCGGCTCGCTTCTGGGCGCCGCCGCGACGGCAAAACACATCGCTGCTGCAAAAGATGGCGACGTCATCATCTCCCACATCAACCAGCCCACCCATGAAGCGGGCGAGGGCGTGGTGAAGGGCCTTCTGGCGCTGAAGGCGCGCGGGGTGATTTTCGCACGGCTGGACGACCCGTCCTTTGCACCGCCGGGGAATTGA
- a CDS encoding bifunctional transcriptional activator/DNA repair enzyme AdaA, whose product MMLFKRPDTETLYSALVNKDPAYEGVAYVCVTSTKIFCRFTCTARKPKIENCRFRETIAECLEAGFRPCKRCKPILSYGTADETVTALLTALENEPARRWREEDVVALGHDPSTVRRTFKRRFGMSFLEIARLRRVGDAAESLASGEAVIGAQIDAGYESGSGFRSAINQFFGTSPAAMKGRGFLKGDWIDTPIGPMLAVADDHALHLLEFADRPALPAELKRLKARTGADMVLGRTAVTGQIAAELAAYFAGNSAAFETRLAGHGTPFERDVWRNLREIPAGEIVSYSSLATSMDRSSAVRAVARANGANQIAIVVPCHRVLGADGSLTGYGGGLWRKKWLIEHERRMASAQGLPLAS is encoded by the coding sequence ATGATGCTGTTCAAACGCCCCGACACTGAAACACTCTATTCCGCCCTTGTGAACAAGGACCCCGCCTATGAAGGCGTGGCCTATGTCTGCGTGACCTCCACCAAGATTTTCTGTCGCTTCACCTGTACGGCGCGCAAGCCGAAGATCGAGAACTGCCGGTTCCGTGAAACCATCGCCGAATGCCTGGAGGCTGGTTTCCGCCCGTGCAAGCGCTGCAAGCCGATATTGTCCTATGGCACGGCCGACGAAACCGTGACCGCGCTTCTGACCGCGCTGGAAAACGAACCGGCGCGGCGCTGGCGCGAGGAGGATGTGGTGGCGCTCGGCCATGATCCCTCCACCGTACGGCGCACCTTCAAACGCCGTTTCGGCATGAGCTTCCTGGAAATCGCCCGGCTGCGGCGGGTGGGAGATGCGGCGGAAAGCCTTGCCTCGGGCGAAGCGGTGATCGGCGCGCAGATCGATGCCGGTTACGAATCCGGCAGCGGCTTTCGCTCGGCCATCAACCAGTTTTTCGGCACCTCGCCCGCCGCCATGAAGGGCAGGGGGTTCCTCAAGGGCGACTGGATCGATACCCCGATCGGTCCGATGCTGGCCGTCGCTGACGATCACGCCCTGCATCTCCTCGAATTCGCCGACCGGCCCGCCCTTCCTGCCGAGTTGAAGCGGCTGAAGGCGCGCACCGGCGCGGATATGGTGCTCGGCCGCACCGCGGTCACGGGCCAGATCGCCGCGGAACTCGCCGCCTATTTTGCCGGCAATTCTGCCGCCTTCGAAACCCGGCTCGCGGGCCACGGCACGCCCTTCGAACGCGATGTCTGGCGGAACCTGCGGGAGATTCCGGCAGGTGAGATTGTCAGCTATTCCTCGCTCGCAACTAGCATGGACAGGTCCTCCGCCGTGCGCGCAGTGGCCCGTGCCAATGGCGCCAACCAGATCGCCATCGTCGTTCCCTGCCACCGGGTGTTGGGCGCGGATGGCAGCCTGACGGGGTATGGCGGGGGGCTATGGCGCAAGAAGTGGCTGATTGAGCACGAGCGCCGCATGGCGAGCGCGCAGGGATTGCCGCTCGCTTCCTGA
- a CDS encoding AI-2E family transporter, whose protein sequence is MNENARPEKTGSLVGAAANAGTTTGVIPVTRADPLEEPMSGSRRDDARSQQPLGREALEVVVAWSVIGIFLIMLMAVIHELSLILIPVVMAIVVGMILGIAAEKLGSYGIPGFGVALILSSLVAVVMFFVINSLTEPLSLLASEGPALVERSIDRFLPYLQSLRWLNISAASFSMGSMSMESLISRSGEIISVIGANITPAVIQGLIFLAALLMFLYSRLRLRKAIIMAFPARHQRLRTIRIIGSVEEVLGTYFATAALIYAGLGVTMVVIAYFGGLAMPLLWGLFAFLSSFVPFLGITAMTISLTVAGIITHDNMILALMPAAIFFTIHLLMENLAFPAVVGRNMEINPFLVFVMIIFWTWMWGAAGAMLALPLSLIAMTVTRELFPSRRVVPKLPD, encoded by the coding sequence ATGAATGAAAATGCCAGGCCGGAGAAGACCGGCAGCTTGGTCGGCGCTGCTGCAAATGCCGGCACGACGACCGGAGTCATTCCGGTAACAAGAGCGGATCCGCTGGAAGAGCCTATGTCCGGCTCGCGTCGCGATGATGCGCGCAGCCAGCAGCCGCTCGGCCGTGAAGCGCTGGAGGTGGTTGTCGCCTGGTCTGTCATCGGCATCTTTCTCATCATGCTGATGGCGGTCATCCACGAATTGTCGCTCATCCTCATTCCGGTGGTGATGGCCATCGTGGTCGGCATGATCCTCGGCATCGCCGCCGAAAAACTCGGCTCCTATGGCATTCCCGGCTTTGGCGTCGCGCTCATTCTTTCCAGCCTCGTGGCGGTGGTGATGTTCTTCGTCATTAATTCGCTGACCGAGCCGCTCTCTCTGCTGGCCTCGGAGGGGCCGGCGCTGGTGGAACGCAGCATCGACCGTTTCCTGCCCTATCTGCAAAGCCTCCGATGGCTGAATATTTCAGCCGCCAGTTTCAGCATGGGGTCTATGTCGATGGAATCGCTGATTTCGCGCAGCGGCGAGATCATTTCCGTGATCGGCGCCAACATCACCCCCGCCGTCATTCAAGGCCTGATCTTCCTCGCCGCGCTGCTGATGTTTCTCTACAGCCGGCTGCGGTTGCGCAAGGCGATCATCATGGCTTTTCCCGCCCGCCACCAGCGGCTGCGCACCATCCGCATCATCGGTTCGGTGGAGGAGGTGCTCGGCACCTATTTCGCCACGGCGGCGCTGATCTATGCCGGGCTTGGCGTGACCATGGTGGTCATTGCCTATTTCGGCGGGCTGGCCATGCCGCTGCTCTGGGGGCTGTTTGCCTTCCTCTCCAGCTTCGTGCCGTTTCTCGGCATCACCGCCATGACGATTTCGCTGACGGTGGCCGGCATCATCACCCATGACAACATGATTCTGGCGCTCATGCCGGCGGCGATCTTCTTCACCATTCACCTGTTGATGGAAAACCTCGCCTTTCCGGCTGTCGTGGGCCGCAACATGGAGATCAACCCCTTCCTCGTCTTCGTGATGATCATCTTCTGGACATGGATGTGGGGAGCGGCCGGCGCCATGCTGGCCCTGCCGCTGTCACTGATCGCCATGACGGTGACGCGGGAACTGTTTCCCTCGCGGCGAGTGGTGCCTAAGCTGCCGGATTAG
- a CDS encoding VOC family protein, whose protein sequence is MSEIKQFALTRPAYVGQAHLVVHDLPRVSDFYQKIIGLSVLEKNPSGEVLGVNGQPLLTLSTSDTAERAPRNAAGLFHTAFLMPSRNDLAHWLAHAAHNNIQLQGASDHLVSEAIYLADPEGNGIEVYRDRSPDEWSYQPDGTVEMATIGLNLRALYDSAPKTAFTGAADGTAIGHIHLQVGNIPQADEFYQDVLGLKIMARYPGASFFGSGAYHHHVAANIWNSRGAVARKDNMTGLAGYSLKFNEKAALDTAIAALDRLEIATERQSDGIVLKDPWGIGLKLSA, encoded by the coding sequence ATGAGTGAAATCAAACAATTCGCCCTGACGCGGCCGGCCTATGTCGGTCAGGCGCATCTCGTCGTTCACGATCTGCCGCGCGTTTCGGATTTTTACCAGAAGATCATCGGTCTTTCCGTTCTTGAAAAGAATCCGAGCGGCGAAGTGCTTGGGGTAAACGGCCAGCCGCTGCTGACGCTGTCCACCTCCGACACGGCGGAACGCGCGCCGCGCAATGCCGCGGGCCTGTTCCACACCGCCTTCCTGATGCCGAGCCGTAATGATCTCGCCCATTGGCTGGCGCATGCCGCCCATAACAATATCCAGCTTCAGGGCGCGTCAGACCATCTGGTCAGCGAGGCGATCTATCTTGCCGACCCGGAAGGCAACGGCATCGAGGTCTATCGCGACCGTTCGCCGGACGAATGGAGCTACCAGCCCGACGGCACGGTGGAGATGGCGACGATCGGCCTCAACCTGCGGGCGCTTTACGACAGCGCGCCGAAAACGGCGTTTACCGGCGCTGCTGATGGAACCGCCATCGGCCATATCCATCTGCAGGTCGGCAATATTCCGCAGGCGGATGAGTTCTATCAGGATGTGCTGGGGCTGAAGATCATGGCGCGTTATCCCGGTGCGAGCTTCTTCGGCTCGGGGGCCTATCATCATCATGTGGCCGCCAATATCTGGAACAGCCGGGGGGCAGTAGCCCGCAAGGACAACATGACCGGCCTTGCCGGCTATTCGCTGAAGTTCAACGAGAAGGCCGCGCTCGACACGGCGATCGCGGCCCTCGACCGGCTGGAAATCGCGACCGAAAGGCAAAGTGACGGCATCGTCCTCAAAGACCCCTGGGGGATCGGGCTAAAGCTTTCCGCATAA
- a CDS encoding universal stress protein — MYKKIIVPVDLSATDKGEKILARAKALLDPEGEIVLINVVEELPGYMAIDLPVDLIENAIKDAKTKLSDLKTKAGFKGSQEIRSGAPAREIIAAAEEHKADLIIIASHTPDFSNYFIGATADRVVRHAKCSVLVDR; from the coding sequence ATGTACAAGAAGATCATCGTACCGGTAGACCTCAGCGCCACCGACAAGGGGGAAAAGATCCTCGCCAGGGCCAAGGCGCTGCTGGACCCCGAAGGCGAGATCGTTCTCATCAACGTGGTCGAGGAACTGCCGGGTTATATGGCGATCGACCTGCCTGTCGACCTCATCGAAAACGCCATCAAGGACGCCAAGACCAAGCTTTCGGACCTCAAGACCAAGGCAGGTTTCAAGGGCAGCCAGGAAATCAGAAGCGGCGCACCCGCACGCGAGATCATCGCCGCCGCCGAAGAGCACAAGGCGGACCTCATCATCATCGCGTCGCACACGCCTGATTTCAGCAATTATTTCATCGGCGCCACCGCCGACCGCGTGGTGCGCCACGCTAAATGCTCGGTGCTGGTGGATCGCTAA
- a CDS encoding TraR/DksA family transcriptional regulator, with the protein MNVEGYEKILRDRQRELYRRLHKIEADFEEPRNPDDEDRASERSNDEVLDELGQVGQDELRAIDAALDRVANGTFGTCVKCGSKISEDRLKAVPYTPFCQECAAAL; encoded by the coding sequence ATGAATGTCGAAGGTTACGAAAAAATCCTGCGTGACCGCCAGCGCGAGCTTTATCGCCGCCTGCACAAAATCGAGGCCGATTTCGAGGAGCCGCGCAACCCCGATGACGAGGATCGCGCCAGCGAACGCAGCAATGACGAGGTGCTGGACGAGCTGGGGCAGGTGGGGCAGGACGAACTGCGCGCCATCGATGCCGCGCTCGACCGCGTCGCGAACGGCACTTTCGGCACCTGCGTCAAATGCGGAAGCAAGATTTCGGAGGATCGGCTGAAGGCGGTGCCCTATACGCCGTTTTGCCAGGAATGCGCTGCGGCTTTGTGA
- the trhA gene encoding PAQR family membrane homeostasis protein TrhA, protein MSEMWRFGRQYDFHEIVADGIVHGVGIVFALVGATALIFYATVWGTLSAIAAAWIYGLGLVACLSVSFTYNIWPHSRVKWFLRRLDHSAIFILIAATYTPFLMRGINDPLIAVMLGLIWLAALCGILLKCLFPGRYDRVAIGLYLAMGWSGIMVVEPLSSHLAPVTLWLIVAGGVIYSLGVVFHVWEKLRFQNAIWHGFVVSAAAVHYFAVVTAFSFVPLAS, encoded by the coding sequence ATGAGCGAGATGTGGCGGTTCGGGCGCCAGTATGATTTTCACGAGATCGTCGCCGATGGCATCGTCCACGGTGTCGGTATCGTATTTGCGCTGGTCGGCGCCACGGCGCTGATTTTTTACGCGACCGTCTGGGGCACGCTGAGCGCGATTGCCGCGGCGTGGATTTACGGTCTCGGTCTCGTCGCCTGTCTTTCCGTATCCTTCACCTACAATATCTGGCCGCATTCCAGGGTGAAATGGTTCCTGCGCCGCCTCGATCATTCGGCCATTTTCATTCTCATCGCCGCCACCTATACGCCCTTCCTGATGCGCGGTATCAACGATCCGCTGATCGCCGTCATGCTGGGCCTCATCTGGCTCGCGGCGCTCTGCGGCATTCTCCTCAAATGCCTGTTTCCCGGCCGTTACGACCGGGTGGCCATCGGCCTTTATCTCGCCATGGGCTGGAGCGGCATCATGGTGGTCGAGCCCCTGTCGTCGCATCTCGCCCCCGTCACGCTCTGGCTCATCGTCGCCGGCGGTGTCATCTATTCGCTCGGCGTGGTGTTCCATGTCTGGGAAAAGCTGCGTTTCCAGAACGCCATCTGGCACGGTTTCGTCGTCTCCGCCGCTGCGGTTCATTATTTCGCCGTGGTCACGGCCTTCAGCTTCGTTCCGCTCGCATCGTAA
- a CDS encoding GNAT family N-acetyltransferase: MTVELRDATVDDLSGIMEIYNDAVVNTTAIWNEVVVDLENRKEWFAARTSRGFPVIVAILDGKVAGYASYGDWRAFDGYRHTREHSVYVHKDARGHGIGKRLMQALIDHASGNDVHVLIAAIEAENTASIRLHESLGFRVVGRFSEVGIKFGRWLDLTCMELKLG; encoded by the coding sequence ATGACCGTGGAACTGCGCGACGCGACCGTCGACGATCTCTCCGGCATCATGGAGATTTACAACGATGCGGTCGTCAACACGACGGCGATCTGGAACGAGGTCGTGGTCGATCTGGAGAACCGGAAGGAATGGTTCGCCGCCCGCACGTCACGGGGTTTTCCGGTCATCGTCGCCATTCTCGACGGCAAGGTTGCCGGCTACGCATCCTATGGCGACTGGCGCGCTTTTGATGGCTATCGCCACACCCGCGAACATTCGGTCTATGTGCACAAGGATGCCCGCGGCCACGGCATCGGCAAGCGGCTGATGCAGGCGCTGATCGACCATGCGAGCGGCAACGACGTGCATGTGCTGATCGCCGCCATCGAAGCGGAAAACACCGCTTCCATCCGCCTGCATGAAAGCCTCGGTTTCAGGGTCGTCGGCCGGTTTTCGGAAGTCGGTATCAAGTTCGGCCGCTGGCTGGATTTGACGTGTATGGAACTGAAGTTGGGCTAG
- the msrB gene encoding peptide-methionine (R)-S-oxide reductase MsrB, with protein MSDLTSPKVNKTDADWREQLTPEQYRILREHGTERAFTGPYWDTFQKGLYRCAACDEPLFLSDTKFDAGCGWPSYFEPVKPGAVTEHRDATHGMVRTEIRCANCGGHLGHVFPDGPPPTGLRYCINGHSMVFEPV; from the coding sequence ATGAGCGATCTGACATCCCCCAAAGTGAACAAGACCGATGCGGACTGGCGTGAGCAGCTGACGCCGGAGCAATATCGCATCCTGCGCGAACACGGCACCGAGCGCGCCTTCACCGGACCCTATTGGGATACATTCCAGAAGGGCCTCTACCGCTGCGCGGCCTGCGACGAGCCGCTGTTCCTTTCCGATACGAAATTCGATGCCGGCTGCGGCTGGCCGAGCTATTTCGAGCCTGTGAAGCCCGGCGCTGTGACGGAACATCGCGATGCAACCCACGGAATGGTGCGCACGGAAATCCGCTGCGCCAATTGCGGCGGCCATCTCGGCCACGTCTTCCCCGACGGCCCGCCGCCCACGGGACTGCGTTATTGCATTAACGGCCATTCGATGGTGTTCGAGCCGGTTTGA
- a CDS encoding putative monovalent cation/H+ antiporter subunit A, translating to MTSDVTALTFLSLFLPFLAALAAPALVKRFGHNAAWIIAIAPAFAFVHFALMLPQIAAGGVVTGGYAWVPSFNLSFSWFIDGLSLTFALLITGIGVLIVLYAGGYMKGHPQQGRFLSFLLLFMGAMLGVVVSDSLLMLFVFWELTSITSFLLIGFDHERAASRRAALQALVVTGGGGLLLLAGLIFIWDISGLTQLSMLVRGGDILRDSPFYLAALLLVLGGAFTKSAQFPFHFWLPNAMEAPTPVSAYLHSATMVKAGVYLLMRFNPVLGDTAAWQILLPFFGGLSMLTGALLAVRQTDLKLMLAYTTVSSLGLLVMLTGFGSDHAIEAAVLYLVAHSLFKGALFMVAGIIDHETGTRDVTRLGGLRKAMPITFAAALAAAISMAGLPPFFGFLAKEEIYYALAHGNPRAVLFTGIAIIGNGLMFAVAFAVGLKPFLGKPVKTPKHAHEGPLLLWLGPALLALKGLTTALFAGIAHFYISAPMASAIAGEPRPVEISLIPHIGVPLSLSLLTVALGIALYTKLSAVRSLMDRSFKALGAGPDRGFDVFIETLVRISFHATRVIQPGRLEFYVTATFAVIAAVLLVPLFLYDELPSIPAWPNDMPIHELTFIVIAVAGLFAVLTASSRLTAIIALGIQGFAVAVIFLLFGAPDLSFTQFMVETLSVVILTLVMTRLRLSPSDHRGLGQKLLDSTIAIACGTGFALFLMRATEASFDNRLTDFYNTYSKIIAHGANVVNVIIVDFRGTDTLGEIAVVMITGLAILALIRIRPAAALKGPAKTAKKKGART from the coding sequence ATGACATCAGATGTCACGGCGCTGACATTCCTGTCGCTGTTTCTGCCGTTTCTGGCAGCGCTTGCCGCGCCGGCCCTGGTGAAGAGGTTCGGCCATAATGCCGCGTGGATCATCGCGATCGCGCCGGCTTTCGCCTTCGTGCATTTCGCGCTGATGCTGCCGCAGATTGCGGCGGGCGGCGTGGTGACGGGCGGTTATGCCTGGGTGCCGAGCTTCAATCTCAGCTTCTCCTGGTTCATCGATGGCCTGTCGCTCACCTTCGCGCTGCTGATAACAGGCATTGGCGTGCTGATCGTGCTTTATGCCGGCGGTTACATGAAGGGGCATCCGCAGCAGGGCCGGTTCCTGTCCTTCCTGCTGCTGTTCATGGGCGCGATGCTGGGCGTCGTGGTCTCCGACAGCCTGCTGATGCTGTTCGTGTTCTGGGAACTCACCTCCATCACCTCCTTCCTGCTGATCGGCTTCGACCATGAGCGCGCCGCCTCGCGTCGGGCTGCGCTGCAGGCGCTGGTGGTGACGGGCGGTGGTGGGCTTTTGCTGCTTGCCGGGCTGATCTTCATCTGGGACATCAGTGGTTTGACGCAATTGTCGATGCTGGTGCGCGGTGGCGATATATTGCGTGACAGCCCGTTTTATCTGGCGGCGCTGCTGCTGGTCCTCGGCGGTGCCTTCACCAAATCGGCGCAGTTTCCCTTCCATTTCTGGCTGCCAAACGCCATGGAAGCGCCCACGCCGGTCTCGGCCTATCTGCATTCGGCAACCATGGTGAAGGCCGGCGTCTATCTCCTGATGCGGTTCAACCCGGTTCTCGGAGATACTGCCGCCTGGCAGATCCTGCTGCCCTTCTTCGGTGGCCTGTCCATGCTCACTGGCGCGTTGCTCGCCGTGCGCCAGACCGACCTGAAGCTGATGCTTGCCTATACCACCGTCTCCTCGCTCGGCCTGCTCGTCATGCTCACCGGTTTCGGTTCGGACCACGCCATCGAGGCGGCGGTGCTTTATCTGGTGGCGCATTCCCTGTTCAAGGGCGCCCTGTTCATGGTCGCGGGCATCATCGATCACGAGACCGGCACCCGTGACGTGACGAGGCTCGGCGGCCTGCGCAAGGCCATGCCCATCACCTTCGCCGCCGCACTTGCCGCCGCCATCTCCATGGCCGGCCTGCCGCCGTTTTTCGGCTTTCTCGCCAAGGAAGAGATTTATTACGCGCTGGCGCATGGCAATCCGCGCGCGGTGCTCTTCACCGGCATCGCTATCATCGGCAACGGGCTGATGTTCGCCGTGGCCTTCGCCGTAGGCTTGAAACCCTTCCTCGGCAAGCCGGTGAAAACCCCCAAACACGCGCATGAGGGTCCGTTGCTGCTCTGGCTCGGCCCGGCGCTGCTGGCGCTGAAGGGGCTCACGACAGCGCTCTTTGCCGGCATCGCGCATTTTTACATCTCCGCCCCCATGGCAAGCGCCATTGCGGGTGAACCGCGCCCGGTGGAAATCTCGCTCATTCCCCATATCGGCGTGCCGCTCAGCCTGTCGCTGCTGACGGTCGCGCTTGGCATCGCCCTTTACACAAAGCTTTCCGCGGTGCGCAGCCTGATGGACCGCAGCTTCAAGGCGCTGGGGGCCGGGCCGGACAGGGGCTTTGATGTCTTCATCGAAACGCTGGTGAGGATTTCCTTCCACGCCACACGGGTCATTCAGCCCGGCCGGCTGGAGTTTTACGTCACCGCCACCTTCGCCGTCATCGCCGCCGTGCTGCTGGTGCCGCTGTTTCTCTATGACGAGCTGCCGTCGATCCCGGCCTGGCCGAATGACATGCCCATTCACGAGCTGACCTTCATCGTCATCGCGGTGGCGGGTCTCTTCGCGGTGCTGACGGCATCGAGCCGGCTGACGGCCATCATCGCGCTCGGCATTCAGGGTTTTGCGGTGGCGGTCATCTTCCTCCTGTTCGGCGCCCCTGATCTCTCCTTCACGCAATTCATGGTCGAGACGCTCTCGGTCGTCATCCTGACGCTTGTCATGACGCGGCTGCGCCTGTCGCCGTCGGACCATCGCGGGCTCGGCCAGAAACTGCTTGATAGCACCATCGCCATTGCCTGCGGAACCGGCTTTGCCCTGTTCCTGATGCGGGCGACGGAGGCGAGCTTCGACAACCGCCTGACCGACTTCTACAACACCTATTCCAAGATCATCGCCCACGGGGCGAATGTGGTGAATGTCATCATCGTCGATTTCCGCGGCACGGATACGCTCGGCGAAATCGCTGTCGTGATGATAACCGGCCTTGCCATCCTCGCGCTCATCCGCATCCGCCCCGCCGCCGCACTCAAGGGGCCGGCGAAGACGGCGAAAAAGAAGGGAGCGCGGACATGA
- a CDS encoding Na(+)/H(+) antiporter subunit B: MNTLILRTVAPVVTSLMVLFSIFVLLRGHNEPGGGFIGGLIAVSALSIYGIAYGVTAVRRAIVFHPLSIAGAGLLLSMLSGLVSMASGVPFMTGLWVYPSLFGVEVPLSTVMSFDIGVYLVVVGAITSIALALEERESD, translated from the coding sequence ATGAACACGCTCATCCTGCGCACGGTCGCGCCCGTCGTCACCAGCCTCATGGTGCTGTTTTCCATCTTCGTTTTGCTGCGTGGCCATAACGAGCCGGGCGGCGGTTTCATCGGCGGATTGATCGCCGTTTCGGCGCTCTCGATCTACGGCATCGCCTACGGCGTGACGGCGGTCCGGCGCGCCATCGTCTTTCATCCGCTCTCGATTGCCGGAGCAGGGCTGCTTCTGTCCATGCTGTCAGGCTTGGTCTCCATGGCATCAGGCGTGCCGTTCATGACCGGCCTCTGGGTCTATCCGAGCCTGTTCGGCGTCGAGGTGCCGCTCTCCACCGTCATGTCCTTCGATATCGGGGTTTATCTCGTCGTGGTCGGCGCCATCACCTCCATTGCGCTGGCGCTGGAAGAAAGGGAAAGCGACTGA